A segment of the Necator americanus strain Aroian chromosome IV, whole genome shotgun sequence genome:
CTTTCTAGTAGATAGAAGATTTCACAAggattttaaatttctaacCTTTTAATATTTAACCAGATACATGCATGCAACTTTTGGTGCTAAACGGGAGATCTGCCCATCGTTCTCCGAAAGACTTGAATTTGAGTGTTACTGTGGAGAAACTAATGAATGTTTGCAGTGTCTGCGGGTAAATTTGAATGGCACCCACTTGATGATGGTTTGTCAACTATTTAAATTTAGAGGAAAGTGGAGAAATATTCGGAGAAAACTAATGCATGTTTGATTGAGTAGTTGAAAAGATGCATCGTGcatattgacaaaaaaaaagtgacggTGAGTAGTTCTGATACAGCAATTTACCACtacctttttctttggataaaATGGAGCTAATAAGGATGCTCCACGGACTGTGCTCGGCTGGAGGGGAGGAGGCTAATCGTAGACCAAAAGCCACGTTGTGCTTGTCCTGAGACGTAGGTGGATTCAGTATTAGAGCCGCTGTTTCTGTGCCAGCAACGGCTCATAATACTATTGTATCCCGCACATCGGTTCAGGCAAAGCCTACAATCTAGTGTCTGAGAGGTGCAAAGAAGGCGGTTTgcagtcgcctccaacaaataaactaCAATTGTTTACTACGGAAGGCGGCAACGTTCTTCTAGAACTCATGAGACTAGAGGTCTGCAATCTCCGCATCGGCTTCAAATTTATAATCACGACAGAAAAGAATAGCAATAGAAAAAGTATCCTGGTTCTGGACGGAAGCCGTTTAAGGTAGTGCCAGGAAAGTCGGGATTGCATGAGTCGTTTGGGCAACCGAAACAGAAAAGGATTAGGATAACGTTACAACACACGTATTCTTgtatcggaagcggccattaAAGATCTGATAGTGCAAGCtaggaagattaagtacgatgtcatcgTACTGACCGAAAGGAGACACCCACTTAGCGTCATGTAtaatgctggaaaaaaaaaaccgttcttaGGAACATTTGACAGTAGAGGAGTAGGTGGAGTTGTGTTGTCTTTGTGTCTTCATCTTCGTCAACACGAAGATGGCAAAGAACAGCAACTTACGACCTGAATTGGACGTTTACGGGTGAAAAGATGTGGTTTAAAGCTTTGACtttcttcgtcgcttacgctccaacatcaagctacaaagaagaagaagaagtcgaggCTTTTTATATGGAAATGGAGAACTAGTACAAAGAAGATTACACCTTCTGTAAGGTGATTGGttatttcaacgccaaaactGGTCACAGAAGGACGCCGGAAGAACTTGATACCGGGATCCACGATcttcaatggaatgagcaggAAGAGAGGTTTTCCGAATTTATTATGACGACTAACACGAAGTGAAAGGTACCGCAATGAAGACCACATTATCGAAGGGTAAtgaaaggttttgcctgaaaGTTTCAAAACGGGATAGTACCATCGCATTCTTTGAAGAAGATTGTCTTCTACacagagaggagaaaaagccgCATAGCTCACAATGCGAACATCCAGAATCATCATCGACTGTGAGCTCTTCCCTTCGCTTCTCCGCTTTTTGGAAGATACCATCATGGAACACATCGACGAAGAATATGAGCTGCcgaaaactttcaaaaccaccaagagaagCCTGCACCTCTTGTTTAGTGCtaatacgtcagcgtggagctacacgagctgcaggcaactatgaactcacgtccgagctcgccaGGTGTTGTAGTGAAGCGAGAAAAGAAGACgtcaaagagaaaagagcagcAGCACTGGCTGAATCAGCAGAGGCGGGTAAAAGCATTTGTTTCGCCCATCGTAAAACAACGCCTTCGCTCGGAACTTCGCCAATAGTAAAACAAAACTgactgcatcgagaagggggatggaaaAAGTCActcacgacttctactcaaaTCTTTTCGCCTCCTCACCCATCTGATGGAAGTTGGACATGCCATTCAGGAAGTCTTCCCTTTCGATGTCCAACATATCATAACGTTGGTGAAGA
Coding sequences within it:
- a CDS encoding hypothetical protein (NECATOR_CHRIV.G16038.T1), with protein sequence MKTTLSKGNERFCLKVSKRDSTIAFFEEDCLLHREEKKPHSSQCEHPESSSTVSSSLRFSAFWKIPSWNTSTKNMSCRKLSKPPREACTSCLVLIRQRGATRAAGNYELTSELARCCSEARKEDVKEKRAAALAESAEAGKSICFAHRKTTPSLGTSPIVKQN